A stretch of Pirellulales bacterium DNA encodes these proteins:
- the rpsR gene encoding 30S ribosomal protein S18, translated as MSRRKVSRAIKKDPLCVDGVRPRPMFVDYKDLDLLSKLTNRHGRIVSRRKTGCQAASQHAVAKAIKRARFMALLPYVGA; from the coding sequence ATGTCGCGCAGAAAAGTCAGCCGAGCGATTAAGAAAGACCCGTTGTGCGTCGACGGCGTCCGGCCCCGGCCGATGTTCGTCGATTACAAGGACCTCGATTTGCTCAGCAAGCTGACCAATCGCCACGGGCGGATCGTCAGCCGGCGCAAGACCGGTTGCCAGGCTGCCAGCCAGCATGCGGTCGCCAAGGCGATCAAGCGGGCTCGCTTCATGGCCCTGCTGCCGTACGTCGGCGCCTGA
- a CDS encoding acyl-CoA thioesterase has translation MNQPFRTTRMVEFHDTDMAGIMHFASFFCYMESAEHELLRSLGLSVNSMFEGAPVSFPRVAASCEYRSPAHCEEILDVEVGVQRLGTRSVTYSFRFTHGDRVVAEGAMTSVCCFMRPGHRPQSMPIPADVVEKLAAFVVSGDA, from the coding sequence ATGAACCAACCCTTCCGAACGACGCGGATGGTTGAGTTCCATGACACCGACATGGCGGGGATCATGCACTTTGCGTCGTTCTTCTGCTACATGGAGTCGGCTGAGCACGAGTTGCTCCGCTCCTTGGGCCTCTCAGTCAATTCGATGTTCGAGGGGGCCCCGGTCAGCTTTCCCCGGGTTGCGGCCTCGTGCGAGTACCGCTCGCCCGCCCACTGCGAGGAGATCCTCGACGTCGAGGTCGGCGTGCAACGACTCGGCACGCGCAGCGTGACCTACTCGTTTCGCTTCACCCACGGCGACCGCGTGGTGGCCGAGGGGGCGATGACGAGCGTCTGCTGCTTCATGCGGCCCGGGCATCGGCCCCAATCGATGCCGATCCCGGCGGACGTCGTCGAGAAACTGGCGGCCTTCGTGGTTTCCGGCGACGCGTGA
- a CDS encoding ABC transporter ATP-binding protein, whose protein sequence is MADLVAEHLKKSFAAAEGVALDVLADASLTLSRGESLAVTGPSGSGKSTLLSLLGTLDRPDAGEYRLGDERPFALAEPELARFRSRSIGFVFQDHHLLPQCSVLENVLVPLLADGVAGPADVERARELLVQVGLGERIAHRPAQLSGGERQRAAIARALVRRPLLVLADEPTGNLDGATAERVAELLVSLQREQQAMLIVVTHSADLAAKLDRRCELRAGRLSEA, encoded by the coding sequence ATGGCCGATCTCGTCGCCGAGCACCTGAAGAAGTCGTTTGCCGCTGCCGAGGGGGTCGCGCTCGACGTGCTGGCCGACGCGTCGCTGACGCTCTCCCGCGGCGAGTCCCTGGCCGTCACCGGCCCCAGCGGGTCGGGGAAGAGCACGCTGCTTTCGCTGCTGGGGACCCTCGATCGCCCCGATGCGGGGGAGTACCGCTTGGGGGATGAGCGTCCCTTCGCGCTCGCCGAGCCGGAGTTGGCCCGGTTTCGCAGCCGCTCGATCGGATTCGTGTTCCAGGACCACCACCTGCTGCCTCAATGCTCGGTGCTGGAGAACGTGCTCGTGCCGCTGTTGGCCGACGGCGTCGCCGGGCCGGCCGACGTCGAGCGGGCCCGCGAACTGCTCGTCCAGGTCGGCCTGGGCGAGCGTATCGCCCACCGACCGGCACAACTCTCGGGGGGCGAGCGTCAACGGGCAGCGATCGCCCGCGCCTTGGTGCGCAGGCCGCTGCTGGTGCTCGCCGACGAGCCGACCGGCAACCTCGACGGCGCGACCGCCGAGCGCGTCGCGGAACTGCTCGTGTCGCTGCAGCGCGAGCAGCAGGCGATGTTGATCGTCGTCACGCACAGCGCCGATCTGGCCGCAAAACTCGATCGCCGTTGCGAGCTCCGCGCCGGGCGATTGAGCGAGGCGTGA